A window from Flavobacterium gyeonganense encodes these proteins:
- a CDS encoding ligand-binding sensor domain-containing protein → MKNLLPVKLLIALLSVIFLSKTSAQVKCKIENYATEDGLSHDVIRDIIKDKEGFMWFATWNGINRFDGKNFVTYKAIAGDNSSLSNNRIDIIKEDAFGYIWLRVYDNQIYRFDKRTESFLSIAAILGTTKIEFDNIITDKNGNVWLTTIGSGIFLARKKANNQIEITHFGQNSKNNSPLSSNNLNFIFKDSDHSVWVGSEKGLDNISNSKQGYKSNTILKNNNVKCCFIKGNSAWFGTDEGDLIHYNKIQKKYKKTTIAKTAINAIIKSKNKNLLIITTDDGELITFNTVTLKIESNLKVSDSPLHRIYEDKKGLLWIEPDKHGVFMVKPKESKTAFFLSRKMLLF, encoded by the coding sequence ATGAAGAACCTTTTACCGGTTAAACTTTTAATTGCACTTTTATCTGTCATTTTCTTAAGCAAAACATCTGCACAAGTAAAATGTAAAATAGAAAATTACGCCACAGAGGACGGGCTTTCTCATGATGTCATCAGAGATATTATAAAAGACAAGGAAGGTTTTATGTGGTTTGCTACATGGAATGGCATCAACAGGTTTGACGGAAAAAATTTCGTAACCTACAAAGCAATTGCCGGAGACAACAGCAGCCTGAGCAATAACCGAATCGATATAATAAAAGAAGATGCTTTTGGTTATATCTGGCTCAGAGTATATGACAATCAGATTTACAGATTCGACAAAAGAACCGAATCATTTCTTTCTATTGCTGCTATTTTAGGAACCACCAAAATTGAATTCGACAATATTATTACTGATAAGAATGGCAATGTCTGGCTGACAACTATTGGCAGCGGTATTTTTTTAGCACGAAAAAAAGCGAATAATCAAATTGAGATTACTCATTTCGGACAAAATTCAAAAAACAATTCTCCTTTATCTTCCAACAATCTAAATTTTATTTTTAAAGATTCTGATCATTCTGTCTGGGTAGGTTCTGAAAAAGGGTTAGACAATATCTCAAATTCTAAACAAGGATATAAAAGCAATACTATCTTAAAAAACAATAATGTAAAATGCTGTTTTATAAAAGGCAATAGTGCCTGGTTCGGAACTGACGAAGGTGATTTAATTCATTATAATAAAATTCAAAAAAAGTATAAAAAAACAACGATTGCAAAAACAGCTATCAACGCTATAATAAAGTCCAAAAACAAGAACTTATTAATAATTACTACTGATGATGGAGAATTGATTACATTTAATACAGTAACATTAAAGATCGAATCTAATCTCAAAGTTTCTGACTCACCACTGCATCGAATATATGAGGATAAAAAAGGTTTGTTATGGATTGAACCAGACAAACACGGCGTTTTTATGGTAAAACCGAAAGAAAGTAAAACTGCTTTTTTTCTCAGCAGAAAGATGCTTCTTTTTTAA
- a CDS encoding PhoH family protein, producing the protein MNERIIELIDIAPKEFWGAQDSHLEIIKKYYPKLKIVARGTTLKAFGEKEVLDEFEKRFQRLMLHFTRYNNIDDNVIERVIMSDGQDERKSLDHDKILVHGVGGKIIKAMTPNQQLLVDTIKKNDMVFAIGPAGTGKTYTGVAMAVKMLKDKEVKRIILTRPAVEAGENLGFLPGDMKEKLDPYMQPLYDALRDMLPNEKLEDYILKGIIQIAPLAFMRGRTLDNAFVILDEAQNTTHSQMKMFLTRMGKNAKFMITGDPGQVDLPRRTISGLKEAILVLKDIEGIGIIYLDDKDIVRHRLVKKVIDAYKQIENHD; encoded by the coding sequence TTGAACGAAAGAATAATTGAGCTAATAGACATCGCCCCTAAAGAATTTTGGGGCGCTCAGGACAGCCATTTGGAAATAATTAAAAAGTACTACCCAAAGCTTAAAATCGTAGCACGAGGGACCACTTTAAAGGCTTTTGGCGAAAAAGAAGTTTTAGATGAATTCGAAAAAAGATTTCAGAGGCTTATGCTTCATTTTACCCGATACAACAACATTGACGATAACGTAATTGAACGTGTGATTATGAGCGATGGTCAGGATGAAAGAAAATCATTAGATCATGACAAAATATTGGTTCATGGAGTTGGCGGTAAAATTATAAAAGCCATGACACCTAATCAGCAATTACTTGTTGATACAATCAAAAAAAATGATATGGTGTTTGCTATTGGTCCTGCAGGAACCGGAAAAACGTATACGGGTGTTGCAATGGCTGTAAAAATGCTGAAAGATAAAGAAGTCAAAAGAATCATCCTTACACGTCCGGCAGTCGAAGCAGGCGAAAACCTTGGTTTTTTACCCGGGGATATGAAGGAAAAACTCGATCCTTACATGCAGCCGCTTTATGATGCTTTGCGTGATATGCTTCCAAACGAAAAACTCGAAGATTACATTTTAAAAGGAATTATTCAGATTGCGCCTTTGGCATTTATGCGCGGACGTACATTAGATAATGCTTTTGTAATTCTGGATGAAGCACAAAACACCACTCACTCACAAATGAAAATGTTTCTGACCCGTATGGGGAAAAACGCAAAATTCATGATTACGGGAGACCCGGGACAGGTCGATTTGCCAAGAAGAACTATTTCCGGTCTGAAAGAAGCTATTTTGGTGCTGAAGGATATTGAAGGAATCGGAATTATTTATCTGGATGATAAAGACATTGTACGTCACAGACTGGTTAAAAAGGTTATTGATGCTTATAAGCAAATAGAGAATCACGATTAA
- a CDS encoding SAM hydrolase/SAM-dependent halogenase family protein, with protein MSIITLTTDYGLKDHFVGSLKGKILSEIPEAKIIDISHDIDPFNTAEASYIIGASYLSFPKGTVHLIGVDIELNKENQHIAMQWNDHYFICADNGILSMLTQKIVPQKIVEINIHDRFPADYTDLDVFIQVACHIAKGGLLNVIGKEITEIKEINELQAVVSNDGNSLKGYVIYIDHFGNVVTNISKRQFLEVAKGRSYEIVMNPKSIKTILPNYSAIATSDKYPIKTYEGEKLAIFNEAGFLEIAIFRSNPSKVGSANSLLGLNYRDVITIQFF; from the coding sequence ATGTCAATAATTACCCTTACTACCGATTATGGCTTGAAAGACCACTTTGTTGGTTCGTTGAAGGGTAAAATTCTTTCTGAAATTCCGGAAGCAAAAATCATAGACATTTCACACGATATTGATCCATTCAACACTGCTGAAGCAAGTTATATTATTGGTGCGTCCTATCTGAGTTTTCCTAAAGGAACTGTTCATTTAATTGGTGTTGATATTGAATTAAATAAAGAGAATCAGCATATCGCCATGCAGTGGAATGATCACTACTTTATTTGTGCTGACAACGGGATTTTAAGTATGCTTACGCAAAAGATTGTGCCGCAGAAAATTGTCGAAATTAATATCCATGATCGTTTTCCTGCCGATTATACTGACTTGGATGTTTTTATACAAGTAGCCTGTCATATTGCCAAAGGTGGGTTGTTAAATGTTATTGGAAAAGAAATCACAGAGATTAAAGAAATAAACGAATTGCAGGCAGTAGTTTCAAACGATGGCAATTCACTTAAAGGGTATGTTATTTACATTGACCATTTTGGAAACGTAGTGACTAATATTTCTAAAAGGCAATTTTTGGAGGTTGCCAAAGGACGTTCTTACGAAATTGTTATGAATCCTAAAAGTATCAAAACGATTTTACCCAATTATTCTGCCATTGCTACTTCGGATAAGTATCCGATAAAAACATACGAAGGCGAAAAACTGGCTATTTTTAATGAAGCCGGTTTCCTGGAAATAGCTATTTTTAGAAGCAATCCTTCAAAAGTTGGTTCAGCAAATAGTTTATTAGGACTGAATTACAGAGATGTGATTACAATACAGTTTTTCTAA
- a CDS encoding hybrid sensor histidine kinase/response regulator transcription factor, which produces MLSNAIKFSPNDSIITVELKLENDTILKINVSDQGSGVEENKLMDIFKLYYETNSDNNTGTGIGLALCKEYVQLHQGDIYAFNNENGGLTVSIEINLNQEIFQNNYSKQKLSGQKLRKHSIDNKQKSENKVLKSNQDEQLPVVLIVEDNYELRSFLKSQLQRFYQILEAANGKEGLVIATNKLPDLILSDVMMPEMDGTELLDTLKNKTETSHIPVILLTAKSSVESKIKGLHYGADYYITKPFDTDFLLASIQNLIKSRKKIFEQLQSNMKTIELQPGEIIITTKDEQFLKDIIAIVEDSMTNPKFNIDLIANALNMSRVTFNRKFKSLTNITPVEFVSEMRLKRAKQYLDAGETDIANIAYKAGFNGAGYFSTCFKEYYKISPSDYLKQKQ; this is translated from the coding sequence TTGCTATCTAACGCGATTAAATTTTCTCCGAATGACAGTATTATTACTGTTGAACTGAAATTAGAAAATGATACTATTTTAAAAATCAATGTTTCAGATCAGGGTTCCGGTGTTGAGGAAAACAAGCTGATGGATATTTTTAAACTATATTACGAAACAAATTCAGACAACAATACAGGAACAGGAATCGGGCTTGCTCTTTGTAAAGAATATGTGCAATTGCATCAGGGTGACATTTATGCCTTCAATAATGAAAACGGAGGCCTGACCGTTTCTATAGAAATTAATTTAAATCAGGAAATTTTCCAAAACAACTACTCCAAACAAAAATTATCAGGACAAAAATTAAGGAAACATTCTATTGATAATAAACAGAAAAGTGAAAATAAGGTTTTAAAAAGTAATCAGGACGAACAATTACCTGTAGTTCTTATTGTAGAGGACAATTACGAATTAAGATCATTTTTAAAGAGCCAATTACAGCGTTTTTATCAAATACTGGAAGCTGCAAACGGAAAAGAAGGTTTGGTTATTGCCACAAACAAACTTCCGGATTTAATTTTAAGTGATGTTATGATGCCTGAAATGGATGGAACTGAATTGCTCGATACGCTTAAAAACAAAACCGAAACCAGTCATATTCCAGTTATTTTATTAACTGCAAAATCATCTGTGGAAAGCAAAATAAAAGGTTTACATTATGGCGCAGATTATTACATTACTAAGCCCTTTGACACTGATTTTCTACTGGCTTCAATTCAAAATTTAATTAAATCCAGAAAGAAAATTTTCGAACAATTACAATCGAATATGAAAACAATCGAATTACAACCCGGGGAAATTATCATTACAACCAAAGATGAACAGTTCCTAAAAGATATTATTGCTATTGTCGAAGATAGTATGACCAATCCAAAATTCAATATTGATTTGATTGCCAATGCATTGAATATGTCAAGAGTAACATTCAACAGAAAATTCAAAAGCCTTACCAACATAACTCCTGTAGAATTTGTCAGCGAAATGCGCCTAAAAAGAGCCAAACAATATCTTGATGCAGGAGAAACTGACATCGCCAATATTGCCTACAAAGCCGGATTTAATGGTGCAGGCTATTTTAGTACCTGCTTTAAGGAGTACTATAAAATTTCCCCTTCAGATTATTTAAAGCAGAAACAATAA
- a CDS encoding GDSL-type esterase/lipase family protein codes for MKSILSKLFVVALVFCSIISVNAQITLHTIGDSTMANYDESTSDIRGWGMMFQQFFNSGVTVNNRAKNGASSKSFYMEAPYWTTVKQQIKAGDYVIIQFAHNDEKNGGLDGGTDPANPINGTDYRGTNPQTTYKDYLRKYIDETRALNATPILATSMCRKYFSGGTITRKGLHDLGPDFSLPATDHTYDYAYAMKEVATEKGVQLIDLTTLTKTLVESYGDAASTAQLYVSADSTHPTALLGTLTARLCAQEMVKQNILASNINTSTDVLINPTNCDFGDAYTGQTLTKEVTITGFDLLPATGTFTLSVDNGFLIAANKTDTFSSSINMNYSGGNLAFTKFYISATQSVGGNKTGTLTVTNGSATKTVPLKANFITLTGGTEVNLILGLTANDTYVLQGPAIALDQSHIGMLVQSYAAPANSQTASTTWPAGSGYDTTRKTQRNEPPGGSWPAGEIDEVSTRYTQFGISPAAGTELNVDLISLYVGAAGGNGMRCRISYSTDDFVTTSVVGELTSMTSNTMYAVSKIPVLKIPYGKTLKVRVYPWYNTVSTTTGKRICLSDVRIHGVALPATSLGTDDFSKSQLKWMVKDGFMKIENAPENSKIKIYDLNGKQVLKSTSISNDSNVELPKTKGIYIGKVESVEGVKTIKFLVP; via the coding sequence ATGAAATCAATATTATCAAAATTATTTGTTGTTGCCTTAGTTTTTTGCAGCATCATTTCAGTAAATGCACAAATTACGCTTCACACTATTGGTGATTCTACAATGGCAAATTATGACGAAAGTACTTCAGATATAAGAGGCTGGGGAATGATGTTTCAGCAGTTTTTTAATTCAGGAGTTACAGTTAATAATCGTGCAAAAAACGGCGCCAGCAGTAAAAGTTTTTATATGGAAGCACCATATTGGACAACCGTAAAGCAGCAGATAAAAGCCGGAGATTATGTCATTATTCAGTTTGCTCATAATGACGAGAAAAACGGAGGGCTTGACGGCGGTACAGATCCTGCCAATCCTATTAACGGAACAGATTATAGAGGTACAAATCCGCAAACAACTTATAAAGATTATCTTAGAAAGTATATTGATGAAACGCGTGCTTTGAATGCTACTCCTATCTTGGCCACGTCTATGTGTAGAAAATATTTTAGCGGAGGCACGATTACACGCAAAGGACTTCATGATTTAGGCCCGGACTTTAGCCTTCCGGCAACAGATCATACTTATGATTACGCTTATGCTATGAAAGAAGTTGCAACAGAAAAAGGCGTACAGCTTATCGATTTGACTACCTTAACCAAAACCTTAGTTGAATCTTATGGAGATGCTGCCAGTACTGCCCAGCTTTACGTTTCTGCAGATTCTACACATCCAACAGCGTTGTTAGGGACACTAACCGCAAGATTATGCGCTCAGGAAATGGTTAAACAAAATATTTTAGCATCTAATATCAATACATCAACAGATGTTTTAATCAATCCGACTAATTGTGATTTTGGAGATGCATATACCGGTCAGACGCTTACGAAAGAAGTAACTATTACAGGTTTTGACCTTTTACCAGCTACAGGAACATTTACTCTTTCTGTAGATAATGGTTTTTTAATTGCAGCAAACAAAACGGATACTTTTAGTTCTTCTATCAATATGAACTATTCTGGTGGAAATCTTGCTTTTACAAAGTTTTATATTTCAGCAACACAATCTGTCGGAGGTAATAAAACAGGTACACTTACAGTAACAAACGGAAGCGCAACAAAAACAGTTCCGCTAAAAGCTAATTTCATTACATTAACTGGAGGTACTGAAGTGAACCTTATCTTGGGATTAACTGCTAATGATACTTATGTTTTACAAGGACCAGCCATTGCTTTGGATCAGTCACATATAGGTATGTTAGTTCAGTCTTATGCAGCGCCTGCCAATTCTCAAACTGCAAGCACGACATGGCCGGCGGGAAGCGGTTATGACACAACAAGAAAAACTCAAAGGAATGAACCACCAGGAGGCAGTTGGCCTGCCGGAGAAATTGATGAGGTGTCAACACGTTATACTCAGTTCGGAATTTCTCCTGCTGCAGGAACAGAATTAAATGTTGATTTAATAAGCCTATATGTTGGTGCAGCAGGAGGAAACGGTATGAGATGCCGCATTTCGTATTCTACTGATGATTTTGTAACCACATCTGTTGTTGGAGAGTTGACGAGTATGACCTCAAACACGATGTATGCTGTTTCAAAAATTCCGGTACTTAAAATTCCTTATGGAAAAACATTAAAAGTCCGTGTTTATCCATGGTACAATACTGTTTCGACTACTACCGGAAAAAGAATTTGTCTTTCGGATGTAAGAATTCATGGAGTTGCTCTTCCTGCAACTAGCCTGGGGACTGATGATTTTTCAAAAAGCCAATTAAAATGGATGGTAAAAGATGGCTTTATGAAGATAGAAAATGCACCGGAAAACAGTAAGATCAAAATCTATGATTTAAACGGAAAACAAGTGCTTAAATCAACCAGCATAAGCAATGATTCAAATGTAGAATTGCCAAAAACAAAAGGAATTTATATTGGTAAAGTTGAATCTGTGGAGGGGGTAAAAACAATTAAGTTTTTAGTTCCTTAA
- a CDS encoding ligand-binding sensor domain-containing protein yields the protein MSTTDRGINKIIFQKNNFQQQLLIPNSKIKTENEIRAVFSDKNNRLWLSSKAGKLKIYNGTQELINPFTNYKADEIGLVYCIIGDTKGNVWLGTKGSGLYKATPVKLQNSQYTLKQFKADKNNPASISSNEIYSVLEDKKGRIWIGTYDNGINLLEEKNGEYIFIHHFKNYPAIESSKVRYLAQGYKGQIWVATTNGLVTFNPENYDSSKVKFSRYEKLPSDKFSLGCNDVLFIFKDSAEKMWISTAGGGLSQVIEKGNGLKFKNFTKDDGLPSDFILSMAEDDQKNLWLATENGIAKFNLQDHIFKNYDSYDGLVKTGFSESAGIKLLNGNLVFGNRNGYLTFNPKKIEKPKTNTKMVFTGFEINNKNSNVKSAEYPLESDINYINNIELNYTENTISIYYTVLDYISNNKQLYAYRLKGLDDTWHEVKNQKKATFTNLPPGDYTFEVKCLNTELYTATPHKNLTFTIAPPFWKTNFAYFLYVILILLALEIARRIAFSMIRLRNKIVVEQKMSELKLSFFTNISHELRTPLTLIVNPINEIAKSKNLTPLESEYIETVQKNTNRLIRFINQLLDFRKIQSSKEKLHIEPVEMVSFVNEINALFSQAAYEKNIKIKTKCNSETLIANLDKKK from the coding sequence ATGAGCACCACCGACAGAGGAATTAATAAAATCATTTTTCAGAAAAATAATTTTCAGCAACAGCTTTTAATCCCCAACAGCAAAATCAAAACGGAAAATGAAATCAGAGCTGTTTTTTCAGATAAAAACAATCGGCTATGGCTGTCGTCAAAAGCAGGAAAATTAAAAATCTACAACGGAACTCAGGAACTAATAAACCCATTTACCAATTACAAAGCAGATGAAATTGGTCTGGTATATTGTATCATAGGAGATACCAAAGGAAATGTATGGCTGGGTACAAAAGGAAGTGGTTTATATAAAGCCACTCCTGTCAAGTTACAAAATTCCCAATACACATTAAAACAGTTTAAAGCTGATAAAAACAATCCTGCAAGTATTAGCAGCAATGAAATTTATTCTGTCTTAGAAGATAAAAAAGGGAGAATCTGGATAGGTACTTATGACAACGGAATCAATTTACTGGAAGAAAAAAATGGGGAATATATTTTCATACATCACTTTAAAAACTATCCCGCTATTGAATCCAGTAAGGTCAGGTATTTAGCTCAGGGATATAAAGGTCAGATCTGGGTTGCCACAACAAACGGATTAGTGACATTTAATCCTGAGAATTACGATTCTTCTAAGGTAAAATTTTCCAGATATGAAAAGTTGCCTTCAGACAAATTCAGTCTTGGCTGTAACGATGTGTTGTTTATTTTCAAAGATTCAGCTGAGAAAATGTGGATTTCAACGGCTGGTGGCGGACTCAGTCAGGTTATTGAAAAAGGGAATGGTTTAAAATTTAAAAACTTTACAAAAGACGATGGCTTACCAAGTGATTTTATTCTGAGCATGGCAGAAGATGATCAGAAAAACCTATGGCTGGCGACGGAAAACGGTATTGCTAAATTCAATTTACAAGATCATATTTTTAAAAATTATGATTCTTATGATGGTTTAGTTAAAACTGGTTTTTCTGAATCTGCCGGAATAAAATTACTGAATGGTAACTTAGTTTTTGGTAACAGAAATGGTTATTTGACTTTCAATCCAAAAAAAATAGAAAAACCAAAAACCAATACAAAAATGGTTTTCACTGGCTTTGAAATCAACAATAAAAACTCAAATGTAAAATCGGCAGAATATCCTTTAGAAAGTGACATCAATTACATCAATAATATTGAGTTAAACTATACTGAAAACACCATTAGCATCTATTATACCGTATTAGATTACATATCAAACAACAAACAATTGTATGCATACCGGTTAAAAGGTCTTGATGATACATGGCATGAGGTAAAAAACCAGAAAAAAGCAACCTTTACCAATTTACCGCCGGGAGATTATACGTTTGAAGTAAAATGCCTAAATACAGAATTGTACACTGCGACTCCACACAAGAATTTAACTTTTACGATTGCCCCTCCCTTTTGGAAAACCAATTTTGCTTATTTTTTATATGTCATCCTTATTTTGTTAGCGCTCGAAATCGCCCGAAGGATAGCTTTTTCAATGATTCGTCTGCGAAACAAAATTGTTGTAGAACAAAAAATGTCAGAGCTAAAACTGAGTTTCTTCACCAATATTTCTCACGAATTAAGAACTCCTCTCACCTTAATTGTTAACCCTATAAATGAAATCGCTAAAAGCAAAAATTTAACTCCTTTGGAAAGTGAATATATAGAAACAGTACAAAAAAACACCAATAGGCTAATACGATTTATAAATCAGCTGCTGGATTTTAGAAAAATACAGAGCAGTAAAGAAAAACTTCATATTGAACCTGTCGAAATGGTTTCTTTTGTAAACGAAATAAATGCTTTATTTTCTCAGGCAGCATATGAAAAAAATATAAAAATTAAAACAAAATGCAATTCTGAAACTCTTATTGCAAATCTGGATAAAAAAAAATAG
- a CDS encoding pectinesterase family protein, whose amino-acid sequence MKKLDFFVLLFIGLLFFNTGTAQSFSPDIVVDINGSGNFTSIQAAIDAAPAGTPTIIYVKRGLYDKEKLLVPANKTNLTLIGESRTETIISYDIYNCNDGGDGLCPDAKVALWSSNTNLVATAATLTIMANDFRAENITIRNTAGPVGQAQALTLRADRNVFVNCDIAAYQDTIYFWTAETSRAYFKSCMILGRTDYIYGRGVGVFNECEIRSFGGAWITAPSSEESQTYGFVFYKCNLTYQPNSPRLGDDGMKIKFGRPWHQYPKVTWLYCIMPAEIDPLGWGDKWNMAYADTDSRLKLYEWMNTGPGADMSGRANWVGIRPLADQTEANLYEPKIVLAGTDNWDPTAISPTVTVYNWDGGAANTGWLEADNWNPNTVPVASEAANVDGNFTISANGGNFDADLNLLNGAAIDVSANSSTTLLTLNQASISTTTSVSLSGNIKTKGDVTINSSANLNLVAIISGVHQITKIGSGKVQFNSNNSGYTGNLVIQAGELQAKTANSLGKSPKITVKKNGKLTVDLSTAVDVKTALYTEGTASVVLNQDITINEWYIDGILQPVGIYTAATNASTISGTGKIIIGRPSEFGFLGGLWDDVTKYSPALLPKAGEKVNVNTGITIETTLTTFEGDMYVKTGGTIRLRQTKDSKCLGPVRMAQGSIITYATSGTGFYLNAPIVLEGDVSLTMSSNNVAGNTMDLPGTFSGSSKIIVRNIRDFASAATVKLGGDNSNFTGIWDLTFAAANAGGSAAINGTVENAFGKGIINLAFNNKAIFNHVKCAGDELNMNITGSASAVVNVDVSVKKFTLNGTQLVNGTYNSITNPGLLTGTGSITVNSGSLGLDENVFLEYGMLKVNGVIEDLDVYNLAGQRVYRTKSAVTEINLNNLKNGIYIVRYKINGKQGAVKVYKN is encoded by the coding sequence ATGAAAAAACTCGACTTTTTTGTCCTTCTGTTTATAGGACTTCTATTTTTTAATACAGGTACTGCGCAGAGCTTTAGCCCGGATATTGTAGTAGATATTAATGGATCCGGAAATTTTACTTCAATACAGGCTGCAATTGATGCCGCACCTGCCGGAACACCAACTATTATTTATGTAAAAAGAGGTTTGTACGACAAGGAAAAACTATTAGTTCCTGCCAATAAAACTAATTTAACCTTAATTGGAGAGAGCAGGACAGAAACGATCATCTCTTATGATATTTATAATTGTAATGATGGAGGTGATGGTCTGTGTCCTGATGCTAAAGTAGCACTTTGGTCTTCAAATACAAATTTAGTTGCAACGGCAGCAACACTTACTATTATGGCAAATGATTTCAGGGCAGAAAACATAACTATCCGAAATACCGCCGGACCAGTAGGACAGGCGCAGGCACTTACACTTCGTGCAGACCGAAATGTATTTGTCAATTGTGATATAGCGGCTTATCAGGATACTATTTACTTCTGGACAGCCGAAACTTCACGGGCTTATTTCAAATCCTGTATGATTCTGGGGCGTACCGACTATATCTATGGTCGTGGAGTTGGCGTTTTTAACGAATGTGAGATTAGAAGTTTCGGTGGGGCATGGATAACAGCGCCTTCAAGTGAAGAGTCTCAGACTTACGGTTTTGTATTTTATAAATGTAATTTAACATATCAGCCAAATAGTCCAAGATTAGGTGATGATGGTATGAAAATTAAATTCGGACGTCCATGGCATCAATATCCAAAAGTTACGTGGCTCTATTGTATAATGCCCGCAGAAATCGATCCTCTGGGCTGGGGAGATAAATGGAATATGGCTTATGCCGATACTGACTCAAGACTTAAATTGTATGAGTGGATGAATACTGGTCCGGGTGCTGATATGAGCGGAAGAGCAAACTGGGTAGGTATTCGACCTTTGGCAGATCAGACGGAAGCCAATTTATATGAGCCAAAAATTGTACTGGCAGGTACTGACAATTGGGATCCTACCGCTATATCTCCAACTGTAACCGTATACAATTGGGATGGTGGTGCTGCGAATACCGGATGGCTTGAAGCAGATAACTGGAATCCAAATACTGTACCGGTCGCATCAGAAGCTGCAAATGTTGACGGAAATTTTACAATAAGTGCTAATGGCGGAAATTTTGATGCGGATTTGAATTTATTGAACGGAGCAGCAATTGATGTTTCGGCCAACAGCTCTACAACCTTGCTTACACTTAACCAGGCATCGATTTCCACTACTACCAGTGTATCTTTATCAGGAAATATCAAGACTAAAGGAGATGTAACAATTAACAGTTCTGCTAACCTGAATCTGGTAGCTATAATAAGCGGTGTCCACCAGATAACTAAAATCGGTTCAGGAAAAGTTCAGTTCAATAGTAATAATTCAGGTTACACAGGAAATTTAGTTATTCAGGCAGGCGAACTTCAGGCTAAAACTGCCAATTCATTAGGGAAATCACCAAAAATAACCGTAAAAAAGAATGGAAAATTAACTGTTGATTTGAGCACTGCAGTTGATGTAAAAACAGCACTTTATACAGAAGGAACAGCTTCTGTTGTTCTGAATCAGGACATCACAATTAATGAATGGTATATTGATGGTATCTTACAGCCAGTTGGTATTTATACAGCTGCTACAAATGCATCCACAATTAGTGGAACAGGTAAAATAATTATCGGAAGACCAAGTGAATTTGGTTTCTTAGGCGGACTTTGGGATGATGTAACGAAATATTCTCCGGCTTTATTACCAAAAGCAGGTGAAAAAGTGAATGTGAACACTGGTATCACTATTGAAACCACACTCACCACATTTGAAGGTGATATGTATGTAAAAACAGGAGGAACAATCCGTCTAAGACAAACTAAGGATTCCAAATGTTTAGGCCCGGTAAGAATGGCTCAGGGATCTATCATAACATATGCAACAAGTGGTACAGGTTTCTATCTGAATGCTCCAATTGTTTTAGAGGGAGATGTTTCCCTAACTATGAGCAGTAATAATGTGGCAGGAAACACAATGGATTTACCGGGAACATTTTCAGGAAGCAGTAAAATTATTGTTCGCAACATAAGGGATTTTGCAAGTGCAGCAACGGTAAAATTAGGAGGAGATAACAGCAATTTTACAGGAATCTGGGATTTGACTTTTGCTGCTGCAAATGCAGGAGGTTCAGCTGCAATTAACGGAACTGTTGAAAATGCTTTCGGTAAAGGGATAATCAATCTGGCTTTCAATAACAAAGCTATTTTCAATCATGTAAAATGTGCCGGAGACGAATTAAATATGAATATAACCGGTTCTGCTTCAGCGGTAGTAAACGTTGACGTTTCAGTTAAGAAATTTACGCTAAACGGAACGCAGCTGGTAAACGGAACATACAATTCCATTACAAATCCGGGACTGCTTACTGGCACAGGATCAATTACAGTAAATTCGGGAAGTCTGGGTTTAGATGAAAATGTTTTTCTGGAGTATGGTATGTTGAAAGTAAACGGTGTTATTGAGGATCTTGACGTTTACAATCTTGCAGGACAACGCGTTTATCGTACAAAATCTGCCGTTACAGAAATAAATCTGAATAATCTGAAAAACGGAATCTACATTGTTCGTTATAAAATCAACGGAAAACAAGGAGCTGTCAAAGTTTATAAAAACTAA